In a single window of the Diabrotica undecimpunctata isolate CICGRU chromosome 11, icDiaUnde3, whole genome shotgun sequence genome:
- the LOC140452621 gene encoding uncharacterized protein has translation MSFKLTEGHWNVLLEFMEQHKEFAKGQFSGPTGRIIQRKLWEELAQLLNSLGEGSKPVEKWQKDIKYSIKRKASAKKQDIAATGGGPKVKPELNQLEERVVNILGKTFYEGVSVSECGIPSTSEDDFLSTSKDIFPQNSLEDTPIHLPVASTSSIQTSKFSEFKHKSIEASDHGYSKLPHPKKRKIQDVENELMQESLTELKEIKLELRELNKSMSSIANSLAELVAKR, from the exons ATGTCTTTTAAATTAACAGAGGGTCATTGGAACGTCCTTTTAGAGTTTATGGAGCAGCATAAAGAATTTGCAAAAGGACAGTTTTCTGGCCCCACTGGAAGAATAATTCAAAGAAAACTTTGGGAAGAGCTTGCTCAACTATTAAATTCACTTGGTGAAGGAAGTAAGCCTGTTGAGAAATGGCAAAAG GATATTAAATACTCGATTAAAAGGAAGGCTTCTGCGAAAAAACAAGATATTGCAGCCACTGGTGGAGGGCCAAAAGTGAAGCCCGAACTAAACCAACTAGAGGAACGGGTTGTCAATATATTAGGAAAAACATTTTATGAAGGAGTCAGTGTATCTGAGTGTGGA ATTCCATCTACCAGTGAAGATGATTTCCTATCCACCTCTAAAGATATTTTCCCACAGAATAGTTTGGAAGACACACCTATCCATTTACCG gtTGCTTCTACAAGTAGTATTCAGACATCTAAATTTTCTGAATTTAAACATAAATCTATAGAG gCTTCTGACCATGGATATTCTAAACTTCCCCAtccaaaaaaaaggaaaatacaaGATGTTGAGAATGAGCTAATGCAGGAGAGCTTGActgaattaaaggaaataaaattaGAGTTAAGGGAGCTTAACAAAAGCATGTCATCAATTGCCAATTCATTAGCAGAACTAGTGGCAAAAAGGTGa